One genomic segment of Rhinolophus sinicus isolate RSC01 linkage group LG11, ASM3656204v1, whole genome shotgun sequence includes these proteins:
- the OPN1SW gene encoding LOW QUALITY PROTEIN: short-wave-sensitive opsin 1 (The sequence of the model RefSeq protein was modified relative to this genomic sequence to represent the inferred CDS: inserted 6 bases in 4 codons; substituted 1 base at 1 genomic stop codon): MAARAAAAAAAGSRRRSREAGTRSLARRAGGAGRGGGAWPGHLTPPPPAGHRRLEAAPLRDRVRAGGSGEALRSGLSLPRAAPDPGTLRSARSTAPRSLGCLETSSLHHSAFPTGPTPRALQATTPTHPAGVAVSDNLSGEEEFYLFKNISVGPWXWAFRLQAAFVGFVFIVGMPLNATLHYRKLRQPLNYILVNVSRGWGWWGWFFFCVFXCFTVFMASCQGCIFGRRVSVLGDFLGSTAGLVTGWSXAFLAFEHYTVICKPFGSFRFSSKHAWMVVLAAWTIGIGVSIPPFSGXSRFATEGLQCSCGPDWYTLGTKYGSEDCTWFLXLICCSYSQLLGALRAVSGFSAAETLTQKAEQVSHMVVGTVGSFCLWYVPYAALTMSMVNSHPHGLGLRLVTISAFLSKSSCVYNAIIYCFMNKQFPACITEMACGKFMTDEPDMSSSQKTEVSTLSSSQVGPN, from the exons ATGGCCGCCcgcgctgccgccgccgccgctgccgggAGCAGACGCCGCAGCCGCGAGGCCGGGACCCGGAGCCTGGCGCGCAGGGCGGGGGGGGCGGGccgagggggcggggcctggccgGGCCACCTgacgccgccgccgcccgcgggCCACCGCCGCCTGGAAGCCGCTCCGCTGCGCGACCGGGTGCGGGCAGGCGGGAGCGGGGAGG CGCTGCGCAGTGGCCTCTCGCTCCCCAGGGCTGC GCCAGACCCAGGGACCCTCAGGAGCGCCCGCTCCACGGCCCCACGCAGCCTTGGCTGCCTGGAGACCTCCTCTCTCCACCACTCGGCCTTCCCAACTGGCCCTACACCCCGTGCGCTGCAAGCCACGACCCCGACCCACCCTGCCGGTGTAGCCGTTTCAGA CAACCTGTCAGGGGAGGAGGAGTTTTATCTGTTCAAGAACATCTCAgtggggccct gctgggccttCCGCCTCCAGGCAGCCTTCGTGGGCTTTGTCTTCATTGTAGGAATGCCACTCAATGCCACGCTGCACTACAGAAAGTTGCGGCAGCCACTCAACTACATTCTAGTCAACGTgtcccgggggtgggggtggtgggggtggttcTTCTTCTGCGTCTT TTGTTTCACCGTCTTCATGGCCAGCTGTCAGGGATGCATCTTTGGCCGCCGTGTCTCTGTTTTGGGGGACTTCCTGGGCTC CACCGCTGGTCTGGTGACAGGCTGGT CGGCTTTCCTGGCCTTTGAGCATTACACTGTCATCTGTAAACCCTTCGGCAGCTTCCGCTTCAGCTCCAAGCATGCATGGATGGTGGTCCTGGCCGCCTGGACCATTGGTATTGGCGTCTCCATCCCACCCTTCTCTGGCTAGAGCCG GTTCGCCACTGAGGGCCTGCAGTGTTCCTGTGGCCCCGATTGGTACACCCTCGGCACCAAATATGGCAGCGAGGACTGCACCTGGTTCCT CCTCATCTGCTGCTCCTACTCTCAGCTGCTGGGGGCCCTCAGAGCTGTGAGTGGCTTTT CAGCAGCAGAAACTTTGACCCAGAAGGCTGAGCAGGTGAGCCACATGGTGGTGGGGACGGTGGGATCCTTTTGTCTCTGGTATGTGCCCTATGCTGCCCTGACCATGTCTATGGTCAATAGCCATCCCCACGGGCTGGGCTTACGGCTTGTCACcatttctgccttcctctccaaGAGCTCTTGTGTCTACAATGCCATCATCTACTGCTTCATGAACAAGCAG